From a single Apostichopus japonicus isolate 1M-3 chromosome 12, ASM3797524v1, whole genome shotgun sequence genomic region:
- the LOC139977688 gene encoding uncharacterized protein isoform X6 — protein sequence MSIVSYKRFRRVHSDCNTMNVMTRSRSILFALLSLSFIFCDDQEQKNCICDELDYSQSFPTSVCNASSCDHICLVCPVFQENNVEWFNVETYIAHRGVYLGERSGESVNSCHETNASLRVKPCEDENESFIRCQQEKKVLAKFTLICEIDDKVERDPPDKDNNQEGPHDNHPNLTLTMYTITVGVTLSIAVGCGLTFALLYSLRKRGQSTTSKGLTPSIEMEDNVCYVGMVDETTTTMSLEYIVQTNLTDSNRHILKPILNKKVLPGLPFEYWNAQMSIDGSIKMDCFAKKLSDEATIDDYTTLKLLSESLSSFQMGEGFVKLLHISTQTIPFGFFYETMRCGTLQDHVMNHFRKKSRINKTIKRQLSYIYRPVLKELLIFAVNIAQAMHFLASQEFCHPALSLRKVLMTPQGSCKLYDIYPNNLCMERIKHLMKKTNPPTAWMATEIFLLDKYFLKSDSWNFSVFLWELLSIGKIPFAGISQEDIKAKVLDEFTLSRPYVCPKDMFRVMVSCWQKNHTMRPSCIDILKAIRCEYEKFHEKYQDCDYSEIPE from the exons ATGAGCATTGTATCCTATAAACGCTTCCGTCGTGTACATAGTGATTGCAATACAATGAACGTCATGACACGATCAAGGTCAATATTATTTGCTCTTCTTAGCCTGTCGTTTATTTTCTGCG ACGACCAAGaacaaaaaaattgcatttgtgACGAACTAGATTACAGTCAGTCTTTTCCGACCTCCGTCTGTAATGCCTCGTCGTGTGATCATATCTGCCTTGTTTGCCCGGTTTTTCAAGAAAATAATGTGGAATGGTTCAATGTTGAGACTTACATTGCTCACAGAGGGGTGTACTTGGGGGAACGTAGTGGAGAAAGCGTAAATAGCTGCCATGAGACGAATGCTTCGTTAAGGGTGAAACCTTGTGAAGATGAGAATGAATCCTTTATTCGATGTCAACAGGAAAAGAAAGTGTTGGCCAAATTTACACTCATATGTGAAATAGACG ACAAAGTTGAGAGAGATCCGCCTG ACAAAGATAATAATCAGGAAGGTCCACATG ATAATCATCCCAATTTGACATTAACAATGTATACCATCACCGTTGGAGTAACACTTTCTATAGCTGTAGGCTGTGGTCTCACGTTCGCGTTACTTTACTCCCTGCGAAAAC GAGGCCAGTCCACAACAAGCAAAGG ATTGACACCCAGCATTGAAATGGAAGATAACGTGTGTTACGTAGGAATGGTCGATGAAACTACTACAACAATGAGTTTGGAATACATTGTACAGACAAATTTAACAG ATTCAAATCGTCATATTCTAAAGCCAATCCTGAACAAAAAAGTGCTCCCTGGCCTACCTTTTGAATACTGGAACGCTCAAATGTCGATTGATGGCTCGATCAAAATGGATTGTTTTGCAAAGAAGCTATCAG acGAGGCAACAATTGACGACTATACGACTCTCAAACTCCTTTCCGAGAGCTTGTCATCGTTTCAAATGGGCGAGGGATTTGTGAAACTTTTACACATATCGACACAGACAA TTCCGTTTGGTTTCTTCTATGAGACGATGAGATGTGGAACTCTTCAAGACCATGTGATGAATCATTTCCGGAAGAAATCTCGTATTAATAAAACTATCAAGAGACAGCTATCTTATATTTACCGACCCGTTTTGAAGGAATTACTCATCTTCGCAGTAAACATTGCCCAAGCAATGCATTTTCTCGCTTCTCAAGAG TTTTGTCATCCAGCACTCTCTTTGAGGAAGGTACTTATGACGCCTCAAGGCTCCTGCAAATTATACGATATTTATCCAAATAACCTATGTATGGAGAGAATCAAACATTTGATGAAAAAG ACAAATCCTCCTACGGCATGGATGGCAACAGAGATATTTCTTCTTGACAAGTATTTTCTCAAGAGTGACTCTTGGAACTTTTCCGTTTTCTTGTGGGAGCTTCTGTCGATAG GTAAAATACCGTTTGCTGGTATCTCCCAAGAAGATATCAAAGCAAAGGTTCTTGACGAGTTCACGTTATCGAGGCCGTACGTTTGTCCAAAAGATAT GTTTCGAGTTATGGTGTCTTGCTGGCAAAAGAACCACACCATGCGACCTTCATGCATTGATATATTGAAAGCTATTCGATGTGAATATGAAAAGTTTCATGAG aAATATCAAGACTGTGATTACTCAGAAATCCCGGAGTGA
- the LOC139977688 gene encoding uncharacterized protein isoform X2, with the protein MSIVSYKRFRRVHSDCNTMNVMTRSRSILFALLSLSFIFCDDQEQKNCICDELDYSQSFPTSVCNASSCDHICLVCPVFQENNVEWFNVETYIAHRGVYLGERSGESVNSCHETNASLRVKPCEDENESFIRCQQEKKVLAKFTLICEIDDNDNNQRDPHDKDNNQEGPHVTDAVTVTMDNHPNLTLTMYTITVGVTLSIAVGCGLTFALLYSLRKRGQSTTSKGLTPSIEMEDNVCYVGMVDETTTTMSLEYIVQTNLTDSNRHILKPILNKKVLPGLPFEYWNAQMSIDGSIKMDCFAKKLSDEATIDDYTTLKLLSESLSSFQMGEGFVKLLHISTQTIPFGFFYETMRCGTLQDHVMNHFRKKSRINKTIKRQLSYIYRPVLKELLIFAVNIAQAMHFLASQEFCHPALSLRKVLMTPQGSCKLYDIYPNNLCMERIKHLMKKTNPPTAWMATEIFLLDKYFLKSDSWNFSVFLWELLSIGKIPFAGISQEDIKAKVLDEFTLSRPYVCPKDMFRVMVSCWQKNHTMRPSCIDILKAIRCEYEKFHEKYQDCDYSEIPE; encoded by the exons ATGAGCATTGTATCCTATAAACGCTTCCGTCGTGTACATAGTGATTGCAATACAATGAACGTCATGACACGATCAAGGTCAATATTATTTGCTCTTCTTAGCCTGTCGTTTATTTTCTGCG ACGACCAAGaacaaaaaaattgcatttgtgACGAACTAGATTACAGTCAGTCTTTTCCGACCTCCGTCTGTAATGCCTCGTCGTGTGATCATATCTGCCTTGTTTGCCCGGTTTTTCAAGAAAATAATGTGGAATGGTTCAATGTTGAGACTTACATTGCTCACAGAGGGGTGTACTTGGGGGAACGTAGTGGAGAAAGCGTAAATAGCTGCCATGAGACGAATGCTTCGTTAAGGGTGAAACCTTGTGAAGATGAGAATGAATCCTTTATTCGATGTCAACAGGAAAAGAAAGTGTTGGCCAAATTTACACTCATATGTGAAATAGACG ACAACGATAACAATCAGAGAGATCCACAtg ACAAAGATAATAATCAGGAAGGTCCACATG TGACAGATGCAGTGACTGTAACAATGG ATAATCATCCCAATTTGACATTAACAATGTATACCATCACCGTTGGAGTAACACTTTCTATAGCTGTAGGCTGTGGTCTCACGTTCGCGTTACTTTACTCCCTGCGAAAAC GAGGCCAGTCCACAACAAGCAAAGG ATTGACACCCAGCATTGAAATGGAAGATAACGTGTGTTACGTAGGAATGGTCGATGAAACTACTACAACAATGAGTTTGGAATACATTGTACAGACAAATTTAACAG ATTCAAATCGTCATATTCTAAAGCCAATCCTGAACAAAAAAGTGCTCCCTGGCCTACCTTTTGAATACTGGAACGCTCAAATGTCGATTGATGGCTCGATCAAAATGGATTGTTTTGCAAAGAAGCTATCAG acGAGGCAACAATTGACGACTATACGACTCTCAAACTCCTTTCCGAGAGCTTGTCATCGTTTCAAATGGGCGAGGGATTTGTGAAACTTTTACACATATCGACACAGACAA TTCCGTTTGGTTTCTTCTATGAGACGATGAGATGTGGAACTCTTCAAGACCATGTGATGAATCATTTCCGGAAGAAATCTCGTATTAATAAAACTATCAAGAGACAGCTATCTTATATTTACCGACCCGTTTTGAAGGAATTACTCATCTTCGCAGTAAACATTGCCCAAGCAATGCATTTTCTCGCTTCTCAAGAG TTTTGTCATCCAGCACTCTCTTTGAGGAAGGTACTTATGACGCCTCAAGGCTCCTGCAAATTATACGATATTTATCCAAATAACCTATGTATGGAGAGAATCAAACATTTGATGAAAAAG ACAAATCCTCCTACGGCATGGATGGCAACAGAGATATTTCTTCTTGACAAGTATTTTCTCAAGAGTGACTCTTGGAACTTTTCCGTTTTCTTGTGGGAGCTTCTGTCGATAG GTAAAATACCGTTTGCTGGTATCTCCCAAGAAGATATCAAAGCAAAGGTTCTTGACGAGTTCACGTTATCGAGGCCGTACGTTTGTCCAAAAGATAT GTTTCGAGTTATGGTGTCTTGCTGGCAAAAGAACCACACCATGCGACCTTCATGCATTGATATATTGAAAGCTATTCGATGTGAATATGAAAAGTTTCATGAG aAATATCAAGACTGTGATTACTCAGAAATCCCGGAGTGA
- the LOC139977688 gene encoding uncharacterized protein isoform X1 has translation MSIVSYKRFRRVHSDCNTMNVMTRSRSILFALLSLSFIFCDDQEQKNCICDELDYSQSFPTSVCNASSCDHICLVCPVFQENNVEWFNVETYIAHRGVYLGERSGESVNSCHETNASLRVKPCEDENESFIRCQQEKKVLAKFTLICEIDDKVERDPPDNDNNQRDPHDKDNNQEGPHVTDAVTVTMDNHPNLTLTMYTITVGVTLSIAVGCGLTFALLYSLRKRGQSTTSKGLTPSIEMEDNVCYVGMVDETTTTMSLEYIVQTNLTDSNRHILKPILNKKVLPGLPFEYWNAQMSIDGSIKMDCFAKKLSDEATIDDYTTLKLLSESLSSFQMGEGFVKLLHISTQTIPFGFFYETMRCGTLQDHVMNHFRKKSRINKTIKRQLSYIYRPVLKELLIFAVNIAQAMHFLASQEFCHPALSLRKVLMTPQGSCKLYDIYPNNLCMERIKHLMKKTNPPTAWMATEIFLLDKYFLKSDSWNFSVFLWELLSIGKIPFAGISQEDIKAKVLDEFTLSRPYVCPKDMFRVMVSCWQKNHTMRPSCIDILKAIRCEYEKFHEKYQDCDYSEIPE, from the exons ATGAGCATTGTATCCTATAAACGCTTCCGTCGTGTACATAGTGATTGCAATACAATGAACGTCATGACACGATCAAGGTCAATATTATTTGCTCTTCTTAGCCTGTCGTTTATTTTCTGCG ACGACCAAGaacaaaaaaattgcatttgtgACGAACTAGATTACAGTCAGTCTTTTCCGACCTCCGTCTGTAATGCCTCGTCGTGTGATCATATCTGCCTTGTTTGCCCGGTTTTTCAAGAAAATAATGTGGAATGGTTCAATGTTGAGACTTACATTGCTCACAGAGGGGTGTACTTGGGGGAACGTAGTGGAGAAAGCGTAAATAGCTGCCATGAGACGAATGCTTCGTTAAGGGTGAAACCTTGTGAAGATGAGAATGAATCCTTTATTCGATGTCAACAGGAAAAGAAAGTGTTGGCCAAATTTACACTCATATGTGAAATAGACG ACAAAGTTGAGAGAGATCCGCCTG ACAACGATAACAATCAGAGAGATCCACAtg ACAAAGATAATAATCAGGAAGGTCCACATG TGACAGATGCAGTGACTGTAACAATGG ATAATCATCCCAATTTGACATTAACAATGTATACCATCACCGTTGGAGTAACACTTTCTATAGCTGTAGGCTGTGGTCTCACGTTCGCGTTACTTTACTCCCTGCGAAAAC GAGGCCAGTCCACAACAAGCAAAGG ATTGACACCCAGCATTGAAATGGAAGATAACGTGTGTTACGTAGGAATGGTCGATGAAACTACTACAACAATGAGTTTGGAATACATTGTACAGACAAATTTAACAG ATTCAAATCGTCATATTCTAAAGCCAATCCTGAACAAAAAAGTGCTCCCTGGCCTACCTTTTGAATACTGGAACGCTCAAATGTCGATTGATGGCTCGATCAAAATGGATTGTTTTGCAAAGAAGCTATCAG acGAGGCAACAATTGACGACTATACGACTCTCAAACTCCTTTCCGAGAGCTTGTCATCGTTTCAAATGGGCGAGGGATTTGTGAAACTTTTACACATATCGACACAGACAA TTCCGTTTGGTTTCTTCTATGAGACGATGAGATGTGGAACTCTTCAAGACCATGTGATGAATCATTTCCGGAAGAAATCTCGTATTAATAAAACTATCAAGAGACAGCTATCTTATATTTACCGACCCGTTTTGAAGGAATTACTCATCTTCGCAGTAAACATTGCCCAAGCAATGCATTTTCTCGCTTCTCAAGAG TTTTGTCATCCAGCACTCTCTTTGAGGAAGGTACTTATGACGCCTCAAGGCTCCTGCAAATTATACGATATTTATCCAAATAACCTATGTATGGAGAGAATCAAACATTTGATGAAAAAG ACAAATCCTCCTACGGCATGGATGGCAACAGAGATATTTCTTCTTGACAAGTATTTTCTCAAGAGTGACTCTTGGAACTTTTCCGTTTTCTTGTGGGAGCTTCTGTCGATAG GTAAAATACCGTTTGCTGGTATCTCCCAAGAAGATATCAAAGCAAAGGTTCTTGACGAGTTCACGTTATCGAGGCCGTACGTTTGTCCAAAAGATAT GTTTCGAGTTATGGTGTCTTGCTGGCAAAAGAACCACACCATGCGACCTTCATGCATTGATATATTGAAAGCTATTCGATGTGAATATGAAAAGTTTCATGAG aAATATCAAGACTGTGATTACTCAGAAATCCCGGAGTGA
- the LOC139977688 gene encoding uncharacterized protein isoform X4, which produces MSIVSYKRFRRVHSDCNTMNVMTRSRSILFALLSLSFIFCDDQEQKNCICDELDYSQSFPTSVCNASSCDHICLVCPVFQENNVEWFNVETYIAHRGVYLGERSGESVNSCHETNASLRVKPCEDENESFIRCQQEKKVLAKFTLICEIDDKVERDPPDKDNNQEGPHVTDAVTVTMDNHPNLTLTMYTITVGVTLSIAVGCGLTFALLYSLRKRGQSTTSKGLTPSIEMEDNVCYVGMVDETTTTMSLEYIVQTNLTDSNRHILKPILNKKVLPGLPFEYWNAQMSIDGSIKMDCFAKKLSDEATIDDYTTLKLLSESLSSFQMGEGFVKLLHISTQTIPFGFFYETMRCGTLQDHVMNHFRKKSRINKTIKRQLSYIYRPVLKELLIFAVNIAQAMHFLASQEFCHPALSLRKVLMTPQGSCKLYDIYPNNLCMERIKHLMKKTNPPTAWMATEIFLLDKYFLKSDSWNFSVFLWELLSIGKIPFAGISQEDIKAKVLDEFTLSRPYVCPKDMFRVMVSCWQKNHTMRPSCIDILKAIRCEYEKFHEKYQDCDYSEIPE; this is translated from the exons ATGAGCATTGTATCCTATAAACGCTTCCGTCGTGTACATAGTGATTGCAATACAATGAACGTCATGACACGATCAAGGTCAATATTATTTGCTCTTCTTAGCCTGTCGTTTATTTTCTGCG ACGACCAAGaacaaaaaaattgcatttgtgACGAACTAGATTACAGTCAGTCTTTTCCGACCTCCGTCTGTAATGCCTCGTCGTGTGATCATATCTGCCTTGTTTGCCCGGTTTTTCAAGAAAATAATGTGGAATGGTTCAATGTTGAGACTTACATTGCTCACAGAGGGGTGTACTTGGGGGAACGTAGTGGAGAAAGCGTAAATAGCTGCCATGAGACGAATGCTTCGTTAAGGGTGAAACCTTGTGAAGATGAGAATGAATCCTTTATTCGATGTCAACAGGAAAAGAAAGTGTTGGCCAAATTTACACTCATATGTGAAATAGACG ACAAAGTTGAGAGAGATCCGCCTG ACAAAGATAATAATCAGGAAGGTCCACATG TGACAGATGCAGTGACTGTAACAATGG ATAATCATCCCAATTTGACATTAACAATGTATACCATCACCGTTGGAGTAACACTTTCTATAGCTGTAGGCTGTGGTCTCACGTTCGCGTTACTTTACTCCCTGCGAAAAC GAGGCCAGTCCACAACAAGCAAAGG ATTGACACCCAGCATTGAAATGGAAGATAACGTGTGTTACGTAGGAATGGTCGATGAAACTACTACAACAATGAGTTTGGAATACATTGTACAGACAAATTTAACAG ATTCAAATCGTCATATTCTAAAGCCAATCCTGAACAAAAAAGTGCTCCCTGGCCTACCTTTTGAATACTGGAACGCTCAAATGTCGATTGATGGCTCGATCAAAATGGATTGTTTTGCAAAGAAGCTATCAG acGAGGCAACAATTGACGACTATACGACTCTCAAACTCCTTTCCGAGAGCTTGTCATCGTTTCAAATGGGCGAGGGATTTGTGAAACTTTTACACATATCGACACAGACAA TTCCGTTTGGTTTCTTCTATGAGACGATGAGATGTGGAACTCTTCAAGACCATGTGATGAATCATTTCCGGAAGAAATCTCGTATTAATAAAACTATCAAGAGACAGCTATCTTATATTTACCGACCCGTTTTGAAGGAATTACTCATCTTCGCAGTAAACATTGCCCAAGCAATGCATTTTCTCGCTTCTCAAGAG TTTTGTCATCCAGCACTCTCTTTGAGGAAGGTACTTATGACGCCTCAAGGCTCCTGCAAATTATACGATATTTATCCAAATAACCTATGTATGGAGAGAATCAAACATTTGATGAAAAAG ACAAATCCTCCTACGGCATGGATGGCAACAGAGATATTTCTTCTTGACAAGTATTTTCTCAAGAGTGACTCTTGGAACTTTTCCGTTTTCTTGTGGGAGCTTCTGTCGATAG GTAAAATACCGTTTGCTGGTATCTCCCAAGAAGATATCAAAGCAAAGGTTCTTGACGAGTTCACGTTATCGAGGCCGTACGTTTGTCCAAAAGATAT GTTTCGAGTTATGGTGTCTTGCTGGCAAAAGAACCACACCATGCGACCTTCATGCATTGATATATTGAAAGCTATTCGATGTGAATATGAAAAGTTTCATGAG aAATATCAAGACTGTGATTACTCAGAAATCCCGGAGTGA
- the LOC139977688 gene encoding uncharacterized protein isoform X3 encodes MSIVSYKRFRRVHSDCNTMNVMTRSRSILFALLSLSFIFCDDQEQKNCICDELDYSQSFPTSVCNASSCDHICLVCPVFQENNVEWFNVETYIAHRGVYLGERSGESVNSCHETNASLRVKPCEDENESFIRCQQEKKVLAKFTLICEIDDKVERDPPDNDNNQRDPHDKDNNQEGPHDNHPNLTLTMYTITVGVTLSIAVGCGLTFALLYSLRKRGQSTTSKGLTPSIEMEDNVCYVGMVDETTTTMSLEYIVQTNLTDSNRHILKPILNKKVLPGLPFEYWNAQMSIDGSIKMDCFAKKLSDEATIDDYTTLKLLSESLSSFQMGEGFVKLLHISTQTIPFGFFYETMRCGTLQDHVMNHFRKKSRINKTIKRQLSYIYRPVLKELLIFAVNIAQAMHFLASQEFCHPALSLRKVLMTPQGSCKLYDIYPNNLCMERIKHLMKKTNPPTAWMATEIFLLDKYFLKSDSWNFSVFLWELLSIGKIPFAGISQEDIKAKVLDEFTLSRPYVCPKDMFRVMVSCWQKNHTMRPSCIDILKAIRCEYEKFHEKYQDCDYSEIPE; translated from the exons ATGAGCATTGTATCCTATAAACGCTTCCGTCGTGTACATAGTGATTGCAATACAATGAACGTCATGACACGATCAAGGTCAATATTATTTGCTCTTCTTAGCCTGTCGTTTATTTTCTGCG ACGACCAAGaacaaaaaaattgcatttgtgACGAACTAGATTACAGTCAGTCTTTTCCGACCTCCGTCTGTAATGCCTCGTCGTGTGATCATATCTGCCTTGTTTGCCCGGTTTTTCAAGAAAATAATGTGGAATGGTTCAATGTTGAGACTTACATTGCTCACAGAGGGGTGTACTTGGGGGAACGTAGTGGAGAAAGCGTAAATAGCTGCCATGAGACGAATGCTTCGTTAAGGGTGAAACCTTGTGAAGATGAGAATGAATCCTTTATTCGATGTCAACAGGAAAAGAAAGTGTTGGCCAAATTTACACTCATATGTGAAATAGACG ACAAAGTTGAGAGAGATCCGCCTG ACAACGATAACAATCAGAGAGATCCACAtg ACAAAGATAATAATCAGGAAGGTCCACATG ATAATCATCCCAATTTGACATTAACAATGTATACCATCACCGTTGGAGTAACACTTTCTATAGCTGTAGGCTGTGGTCTCACGTTCGCGTTACTTTACTCCCTGCGAAAAC GAGGCCAGTCCACAACAAGCAAAGG ATTGACACCCAGCATTGAAATGGAAGATAACGTGTGTTACGTAGGAATGGTCGATGAAACTACTACAACAATGAGTTTGGAATACATTGTACAGACAAATTTAACAG ATTCAAATCGTCATATTCTAAAGCCAATCCTGAACAAAAAAGTGCTCCCTGGCCTACCTTTTGAATACTGGAACGCTCAAATGTCGATTGATGGCTCGATCAAAATGGATTGTTTTGCAAAGAAGCTATCAG acGAGGCAACAATTGACGACTATACGACTCTCAAACTCCTTTCCGAGAGCTTGTCATCGTTTCAAATGGGCGAGGGATTTGTGAAACTTTTACACATATCGACACAGACAA TTCCGTTTGGTTTCTTCTATGAGACGATGAGATGTGGAACTCTTCAAGACCATGTGATGAATCATTTCCGGAAGAAATCTCGTATTAATAAAACTATCAAGAGACAGCTATCTTATATTTACCGACCCGTTTTGAAGGAATTACTCATCTTCGCAGTAAACATTGCCCAAGCAATGCATTTTCTCGCTTCTCAAGAG TTTTGTCATCCAGCACTCTCTTTGAGGAAGGTACTTATGACGCCTCAAGGCTCCTGCAAATTATACGATATTTATCCAAATAACCTATGTATGGAGAGAATCAAACATTTGATGAAAAAG ACAAATCCTCCTACGGCATGGATGGCAACAGAGATATTTCTTCTTGACAAGTATTTTCTCAAGAGTGACTCTTGGAACTTTTCCGTTTTCTTGTGGGAGCTTCTGTCGATAG GTAAAATACCGTTTGCTGGTATCTCCCAAGAAGATATCAAAGCAAAGGTTCTTGACGAGTTCACGTTATCGAGGCCGTACGTTTGTCCAAAAGATAT GTTTCGAGTTATGGTGTCTTGCTGGCAAAAGAACCACACCATGCGACCTTCATGCATTGATATATTGAAAGCTATTCGATGTGAATATGAAAAGTTTCATGAG aAATATCAAGACTGTGATTACTCAGAAATCCCGGAGTGA
- the LOC139977688 gene encoding uncharacterized protein isoform X5 gives MSIVSYKRFRRVHSDCNTMNVMTRSRSILFALLSLSFIFCDDQEQKNCICDELDYSQSFPTSVCNASSCDHICLVCPVFQENNVEWFNVETYIAHRGVYLGERSGESVNSCHETNASLRVKPCEDENESFIRCQQEKKVLAKFTLICEIDDNDNNQRDPHDKDNNQEGPHDNHPNLTLTMYTITVGVTLSIAVGCGLTFALLYSLRKRGQSTTSKGLTPSIEMEDNVCYVGMVDETTTTMSLEYIVQTNLTDSNRHILKPILNKKVLPGLPFEYWNAQMSIDGSIKMDCFAKKLSDEATIDDYTTLKLLSESLSSFQMGEGFVKLLHISTQTIPFGFFYETMRCGTLQDHVMNHFRKKSRINKTIKRQLSYIYRPVLKELLIFAVNIAQAMHFLASQEFCHPALSLRKVLMTPQGSCKLYDIYPNNLCMERIKHLMKKTNPPTAWMATEIFLLDKYFLKSDSWNFSVFLWELLSIGKIPFAGISQEDIKAKVLDEFTLSRPYVCPKDMFRVMVSCWQKNHTMRPSCIDILKAIRCEYEKFHEKYQDCDYSEIPE, from the exons ATGAGCATTGTATCCTATAAACGCTTCCGTCGTGTACATAGTGATTGCAATACAATGAACGTCATGACACGATCAAGGTCAATATTATTTGCTCTTCTTAGCCTGTCGTTTATTTTCTGCG ACGACCAAGaacaaaaaaattgcatttgtgACGAACTAGATTACAGTCAGTCTTTTCCGACCTCCGTCTGTAATGCCTCGTCGTGTGATCATATCTGCCTTGTTTGCCCGGTTTTTCAAGAAAATAATGTGGAATGGTTCAATGTTGAGACTTACATTGCTCACAGAGGGGTGTACTTGGGGGAACGTAGTGGAGAAAGCGTAAATAGCTGCCATGAGACGAATGCTTCGTTAAGGGTGAAACCTTGTGAAGATGAGAATGAATCCTTTATTCGATGTCAACAGGAAAAGAAAGTGTTGGCCAAATTTACACTCATATGTGAAATAGACG ACAACGATAACAATCAGAGAGATCCACAtg ACAAAGATAATAATCAGGAAGGTCCACATG ATAATCATCCCAATTTGACATTAACAATGTATACCATCACCGTTGGAGTAACACTTTCTATAGCTGTAGGCTGTGGTCTCACGTTCGCGTTACTTTACTCCCTGCGAAAAC GAGGCCAGTCCACAACAAGCAAAGG ATTGACACCCAGCATTGAAATGGAAGATAACGTGTGTTACGTAGGAATGGTCGATGAAACTACTACAACAATGAGTTTGGAATACATTGTACAGACAAATTTAACAG ATTCAAATCGTCATATTCTAAAGCCAATCCTGAACAAAAAAGTGCTCCCTGGCCTACCTTTTGAATACTGGAACGCTCAAATGTCGATTGATGGCTCGATCAAAATGGATTGTTTTGCAAAGAAGCTATCAG acGAGGCAACAATTGACGACTATACGACTCTCAAACTCCTTTCCGAGAGCTTGTCATCGTTTCAAATGGGCGAGGGATTTGTGAAACTTTTACACATATCGACACAGACAA TTCCGTTTGGTTTCTTCTATGAGACGATGAGATGTGGAACTCTTCAAGACCATGTGATGAATCATTTCCGGAAGAAATCTCGTATTAATAAAACTATCAAGAGACAGCTATCTTATATTTACCGACCCGTTTTGAAGGAATTACTCATCTTCGCAGTAAACATTGCCCAAGCAATGCATTTTCTCGCTTCTCAAGAG TTTTGTCATCCAGCACTCTCTTTGAGGAAGGTACTTATGACGCCTCAAGGCTCCTGCAAATTATACGATATTTATCCAAATAACCTATGTATGGAGAGAATCAAACATTTGATGAAAAAG ACAAATCCTCCTACGGCATGGATGGCAACAGAGATATTTCTTCTTGACAAGTATTTTCTCAAGAGTGACTCTTGGAACTTTTCCGTTTTCTTGTGGGAGCTTCTGTCGATAG GTAAAATACCGTTTGCTGGTATCTCCCAAGAAGATATCAAAGCAAAGGTTCTTGACGAGTTCACGTTATCGAGGCCGTACGTTTGTCCAAAAGATAT GTTTCGAGTTATGGTGTCTTGCTGGCAAAAGAACCACACCATGCGACCTTCATGCATTGATATATTGAAAGCTATTCGATGTGAATATGAAAAGTTTCATGAG aAATATCAAGACTGTGATTACTCAGAAATCCCGGAGTGA